A stretch of the Medicago truncatula cultivar Jemalong A17 chromosome 5, MtrunA17r5.0-ANR, whole genome shotgun sequence genome encodes the following:
- the LOC11426711 gene encoding transcription factor MYB1, with amino-acid sequence MPLFVCGQKQVYMEKCKTRGVRKGAWTYEEDKLLKACMQKYGEGKWHLVPQRAGLNRCRKSCRLRWLNYLNPTINRESFSEDEVDMILRLHKLLGNRWSLIAARLPGRTANDVKNYWHTHLRKKMVSRKEEKKENEKPKESMQTHEVIKPQPRTFSSHSPWLNGKYNNFVTPIVTVSTNDGNVAKDSEVDTILPINGDGDSAAQPYLENPTLSSMWWESLLNVSNDKIGSCSLLLPEEYSKLNVENFLAEGPSTVGDFSWDSTICEFDSLLDDILN; translated from the exons ATGCCTTTGTTTGTCTGTGGACAAAAGCAAGTGTATATGGAGAAGTGTAAGACTAGAGGTGTGAGAAAAGGTGCATGGACATATGAGGAAGACAAGCTACTCAAGGCTTGTATGCAGAAGTATGGTGAAGGAAAATGGCATTTAGTTCCACAAAGAGCAG GATTGAATAGGTGCCGGAAAAGTTGTAGATTGAGGTGGTTAAATTATTTAAACCCCACCATCAATAGAGAGAGTTTTTCTGAGGATGAAGTTGATATGATTTTAAGGTTACACAAGCTTTTAGGGAACAG atgGTCATTGATTGCTGCAAGACTCCCGGGTAGAACAGCTAATGATGTGAAGAATTATTGGCACACACATTTACGCAAGAAGATGGTttcaagaaaagaagaaaagaaagaaaatgagaaaccTAAAGAAAGCATGCAAACTCATGAAGTTATTAAACCTCAACCTCGAACTTTTTCATCTCATTCACCATGGTTGAATgggaaatataataattttgtgaCACCAATAGTAACTGTTTCAACAAATGATGGTAATGTTGCAAAAGATAGTGAAGTAGATACTATTCTACCAATTAATGGTGATGGTGATAGTGCTGCACAACCATATCTTGAAAATCCAACACTGTCTTCCATGTGGTGGGAGAGTTTGTTGAACGTGAGCAATGACAAAATTGGATCATGCTCTTTACTATTACCAGAGGAATATTCCAAATTAAATGTTGAGAACTTTCTTGCTGAAGGACCCAGTACTGTCGGTGATTTCTCCTGGGATTCTACCATTTGTGAATTTGACTCTCTTTTAGATGATATCTTAAATTAG